One Vitis vinifera cultivar Pinot Noir 40024 chromosome 8, ASM3070453v1 genomic window carries:
- the LOC100255003 gene encoding chaperone protein dnaJ 72 isoform X1, with translation MLPRSILCAFVVYVDDLFKDTKEGDYAIMDHYEALGIGRNASKGEIKEAFRKLALKYHPDKHAQSPKAVRDGATLRFKQVSEAYEVLSDDRKRSLYNLRSSTAPPGFSGGYAHSYHYNNERPRYSSRPNADAFVSKFEVVLRFLTTRAFLLNVAFAGALLGGMAIIDRSGETLWKMNNSGKSFDEAMESIGKAKAHKDDM, from the exons ATGCTGCCACGTAGTATCCTGTGCGCCTTCGTTGTTTACGTTGATGATTTATTTAAAGATACAAAAGAGGGAGATTATGCGATTATGGATCACTACGAGGCCTTGGGGATCGGCCGAAACGCCAGCAAAGGAGAAATAAAAGAAGCGTTTCGGAAGTTGGCTCTGAAATATCATCCAGACAAGCACGCTCAGTCGCCCAAGGCCGTGAGAGACGGCGCAACTCTCCGATTCAAGCAGGTTTCCGAGGCCTACGAGGTCCTTTCCGACGATCGCAAGCGCTCCCTCTACAATCTCCGATCCTCCACCGCCCCACCCGGATTTTCAGGTGGCTACGCCCACTCCTATCATTATAATAATGAAAGACCTAGGTATTCATCTAGGCCCAATGCCGATGCCTTTGTTTCCAAATTTGAGGTGGTTCTTCGCTTCCTGACCACTCGCGCGTTTCTACTCAACGTGGCCTTTGCTGG TGCTTTATTAGGTGGTATGGCAATAATTGATAGGAGTGGGGAGACACTATGGAAGATGAACAATTCTGGG
- the LOC100255003 gene encoding chaperone protein dnaJ 72 isoform X3 — protein sequence MLPRSILCAFVVYVDDLFKDTKEGDYAIMDHYEALGIGRNASKGEIKEAFRKLALKYHPDKHAQSPKAVRDGATLRFKQVSEAYEVLSDDRKRSLYNLRSSTAPPGFSGGYAHSYHYNNERPRYSSRPNADAFVSKFEVVLRFLTTRAFLLNVAFAGWYGNN from the exons ATGCTGCCACGTAGTATCCTGTGCGCCTTCGTTGTTTACGTTGATGATTTATTTAAAGATACAAAAGAGGGAGATTATGCGATTATGGATCACTACGAGGCCTTGGGGATCGGCCGAAACGCCAGCAAAGGAGAAATAAAAGAAGCGTTTCGGAAGTTGGCTCTGAAATATCATCCAGACAAGCACGCTCAGTCGCCCAAGGCCGTGAGAGACGGCGCAACTCTCCGATTCAAGCAGGTTTCCGAGGCCTACGAGGTCCTTTCCGACGATCGCAAGCGCTCCCTCTACAATCTCCGATCCTCCACCGCCCCACCCGGATTTTCAGGTGGCTACGCCCACTCCTATCATTATAATAATGAAAGACCTAGGTATTCATCTAGGCCCAATGCCGATGCCTTTGTTTCCAAATTTGAGGTGGTTCTTCGCTTCCTGACCACTCGCGCGTTTCTACTCAACGTGGCCTTTGCTGG GTGGTATGGCAATAATTGA
- the LOC100255003 gene encoding chaperone protein dnaJ 72 isoform X2 — MLPRSILCAFVVYVDDLFKDTKEGDYAIMDHYEALGIGRNASKGEIKEAFRKLALKYHPDKHAQSPKAVRDGATLRFKQVSEAYEVLSDDRKRSLYNLRSSTAPPGFSGGYAHSYHYNNERPRYSSRPNADAFVSKFEVVLRFLTTRAFLLNVAFAGEKKEEGLASGSSMHFLNIVEGEKLKSVWK; from the exons ATGCTGCCACGTAGTATCCTGTGCGCCTTCGTTGTTTACGTTGATGATTTATTTAAAGATACAAAAGAGGGAGATTATGCGATTATGGATCACTACGAGGCCTTGGGGATCGGCCGAAACGCCAGCAAAGGAGAAATAAAAGAAGCGTTTCGGAAGTTGGCTCTGAAATATCATCCAGACAAGCACGCTCAGTCGCCCAAGGCCGTGAGAGACGGCGCAACTCTCCGATTCAAGCAGGTTTCCGAGGCCTACGAGGTCCTTTCCGACGATCGCAAGCGCTCCCTCTACAATCTCCGATCCTCCACCGCCCCACCCGGATTTTCAGGTGGCTACGCCCACTCCTATCATTATAATAATGAAAGACCTAGGTATTCATCTAGGCCCAATGCCGATGCCTTTGTTTCCAAATTTGAGGTGGTTCTTCGCTTCCTGACCACTCGCGCGTTTCTACTCAACGTGGCCTTTGCTGG ggagaaaaaggaagaaggtTTAGCAAGCGGCTCCTCTATGCATTTTTTGAACATTGTGGAAGGAGAGAAATTGAAGAGCGTTTGGAAATGA